A genomic region of Fusarium falciforme chromosome 4, complete sequence contains the following coding sequences:
- a CDS encoding Zn(2)-C6 fungal-type domain-containing protein, with product MSGTVIITGANGSVALGFVDHILSSYPSYTLLATVRDPSDANSAKLSNITTSKPNAKAHIEALDLSSLADVRSFAEKTAERVKSGKLPRIKAIVCNAFTWSLSETKYTQDGLEASFQVGHLSHYLLILKLLGSMASDGRIVLLGSNTHYPDRPHPLTKLIAQIPEDVEQIVKPLPDEPGQEHDRGFQRYGIAKLANVMLMHDLNTRFKKDPNLSGITVTAMDPGGIVDSRAHTAQKPVIRFVLGTISHLLPLTKHITSSFRRSADAGKDLAELSVGKGFEGIRGYFLGVKREEEAPMTKDEGKQKILWEACWKWAGLEEGETVLVGAAP from the exons ATGTCCGGCACCGTCATAATAACCGGCGCCAACGGCTCCGTAGCCCTAGGCTTCGTCGACCATATCCTCTCGTCCTACCCATCGTACACCCTTCTCGCCACCGTCCGCGACCCATCCGACGCCAACTCTGCAAAGCTCTCTAACATTACAACCTCGAAACCCAACGCAAAGGCTCACATCGAAGCTCTCGACCTTTCTTCCCTCGCGGATGTACGATCGTTTGCTGAAAAGACGGCCGAGAGGGTCAAGAGTGGAAAGTTGCCGCGTATCAAGGCCATTGTATGCAACGCTTTCACCTGGTCTTTATCAGAGACCAAGTACACGCAAGATGGCCTCGAGGCATCCTTCCAAGTCGGACACCTGTCACACtacctcctcatcctcaaacTCCTCGGATCCATGGCTTCTGACGGGAGGattgtcctcctcggctcCAACACGCACTATCCCGACAGACCACACCCGCTCACCAAGCTCATCGCTCAGATTCCAGAGGACGTGGAGCAGATCGTGAAGCCTTTGCCTGATGAGCCTGGGCAGGAACATGATCGTGGGTTTCAGAGGTATGGGATTGCCAAGTTGGCGAATGTCATGTTGATGCATGATCTCAACACAAGGTTCAAAAAG GATCCAAACCTCTCGGGTATCACAGTCACGGCAATGGACCCAGGCGGCATAGTCGACTCCCGCGCGCACACGGCCCAAAAACCCGTCATCCGCTTCGTCCTCGGCACGATATCACATCTCCTCCCCCTTACAAAACACATAACAAGTTCATTCCGTCGCTCCGCAGACGCGGGCAAAGACCTAGCAGAGTTGAGCGTCGGAAAGGGGTTTGAAGGTATAAGGGGATATTTCCTGGGCGTcaagagggaagaggaggctcCGATGACCAAGGATGAGGGTAAACAGAAGATTCTGTGGGAGGCATGTTGGAAGTGGGCGGGattggaggagggggagacgGTCTTGGTTGGTGCTGCGCCTTGA